aagtATTGGTGATTTTgtagaaatattattttattaaaatgaaaaaaatttattactaaaaagtagataacttttacatatataatggtaacttttaagtattttacgtcaactttaacgtcggtgtacaatatttatcgtacaccacatgtaaataagaatttgtgttttctATTAGGTACGCAGGGGGCAGCTAACATATTGTTATTTGTTAGTTATATTTTCGGTGTtgtttattttgctcatttattATACGTGGTAATAACTTTTGGGGTGTATTTCTTACGAGACCCTTATATGCGTAAGACGGTTATTGTACGTTAACGTTAAAAATGTAATTGGTGTTTAAATATTTGGTCGGACAGCATAAGTGTATAACTAATAATAGTATCCCGTCaaaaaaaactaataataaattatataattatattatattatcacATTGAGTAACTAAAAAGTAAATTTATTTGGTAAAAATTTAGTCTTACATATAAGGCGGTCTTGTATAAATTTTCTTACATACAAATCCACCATATCAATTGCGATCAAAGTAGTTACATACTCATATTGATCTACACGTACTATCTAGGACACAAAACCCATAAACTCTTGATCAACTTCAAGAGAGGCCATAATATGAGGCCTAAGGCAaatttccaaatcaacacttccACCTCCTTCACACCCAGGATTTGCTGTTATTTTCCCATCATCCTTATTCCCATAACCCATGCGAGCGGCCAAAGCTCGACCCAATCCAAATTCAGGCCCATACATATCGAACCTTGAAGATCCTCCAATTATTACTCTGGTCATCCCATGAGGACCGGGGATCGTTTCACGCGGAATCACTATTGGGGAATCAGCCAATGCTTTGTACGTAGCAAGTATCGATTTCTCGTCAGTGGACATAATGATTTTACGTAAATTCATTGCTACCCAACCTAAACTGTTACCCAATAATTCCTCTGCCTTGCAAGCAAATTTGGTACTAATCATAAAATTCCCAAAATAGTCATCCGAAAGAGGCGGGTTGAGCCTAGTTCGAGAACCCATAGCCATAAAACACGTGGTTTGCTCATCCTTTGGTAAGTTCCGAACTCGGGTGATGGACCTCCATACAACCGCAGTCAAAGCTTGGAAAGATGATAAAACATTTTGGGTACCACATTCTTGGTTAGCCATGGCCTTGAGTCTCAGCATCGAATTTAGTGAAAAGTGGAAGATTCTTTCCCTTAACGGCCCAGGGTTATACGCACGACATATAAACCCCTCCACATCAAGAAACGGAAATTTAAGGATCGGAATATCACAAGGCCTATAATTAAGTATTGGGGCACGTGAAATAGTGGTAAAATCATCAGATTTAAAAATTTCAGACAAGGTATTGACAAAATGAATAAAAGAGGTACCATCAACCACACTATGACTCATGCTAAACCCAATAAACACCCCATCTAAAAGTTCTGTTACCTGGATCGATAGCAACGCCTTAGTATGACAATCGTAGTTTACATGCTTTTCACCGAGATCAAAGAAAGAATGAACGATGGAAACATCAACCGGTGAAAGTATATCGGAGATAGTAAAGTCAAGGGAAGTAGCGTGGATGAACCGCGCTCCGGGACCTTTGTTGCAATCAATAAAGACCAAGCTCGTGTTATGCTCGGGTTGTTTTTGTGTAGTGAAACGACCTGCTAACGGGTAGAAGTGGACTAGAGCTATAGAAAGTGAGTGTTTAAGCTTTTCTAATAAACGTGACACAACTTTGGTTCGAATAATTTCAATATTATCATGGGATTCGGATGACAAAAAGAGTGGGGAATTCTTTATTGTAAAGACAAGACCTTTTTGTATAGGATCGATAGTTAACATAACTAGATCCATGGGACCTAAGTGGTAAGGTTGCTTAGCGGATTTAATCTCATATTTTGGTTTTACAAAGCATTCTGAAACAAGTTTGATGGATGTTTCTTGCTCAGATTTGGCCATTGTTTCTTGCTCAGATTTGGCCATTGTTAGGGATGAGATGTGTATGGTTTGTAACGTTATAGGACTGTAGGATTATATAAACAACTTGTATATGGCTCTTTGATATGATGGGTTTGCTTTGCCTACTAGAGTTGTAAGTTGTAGCATAGGATTctttttttgttataaataaattatacgAACATGAatcataattttgataaattaCAAAAGAGTTGGGACAACAATCAATTAAATTGTACGTACTATCATACTAGTGAGGTCTTgtctaatactccctccgtctctttttgttttttacgttttctttttgggtattttaaaatgttctttacatttccttttatattatcacataaatgatttaatattctatcaaaatttatgctcaattattatattaaccaataaaatcaattgggtcatttaatccctcacacttttccataaagacattaactttttctcattttcccaatatcagaattttgataagagtgaaaacattataaataaacgtaattttcctcgtttacatgaaaaatttagaagaatctcaatgcacattaattagtcgttaaaacgcgtgcaaaataccaaacgtaaaaaacaaaaagagacggagggagtagtaatagTTTTGTATTCTCATATGAGACCTTGTCAGCCTATAATATTTTTCAGATAAAAAAAGTTTCAGACAATATAAATTAAGTTAAATTAAGTTAAACCTAACTAAGTAACATAAAATATAAACAAAGTAAATTCAACTAAACACTAGCTCAAACAAATCTAAAAGTCACACGTTGGCAATTTCCCTAATGCTACATATAACGTGTTCCTTGTGAGGCAACTCTCCTCATGCATGTGTGTCTTTACGGCTTTAATGATGCAGGTCGTATTTATATTGTGCTTGTTATTTCTTTTAACGATTGTTGATTTGTTACGCATTTAAGATAGGCTAACTTAGATTAAGGTTCTGTTTGTTTCaatagaaaatattttcaaaggaaactgatttttcatggaaaacatcaagggaaaaagtttttttttcttttgtttttttcctcacaaaaaaaaatctaaagaaAACCGACATAAAAGTGGAAAAGAGAGAGACAAGACAAGTAAACGTAATGAATTATAGTGGAAAATgagacattaattttttttaaggaaatatTGATTTCCCCCTAGAGAAAGGTATCTTTCActcttaacaaaaaaaaatagaaaacttattttttgttaaaATAAGCGTAGCCTAAGCCTCGAATATAGGACGCTTTGCGCTCATCCCGTGACACAAAGCTCCAAGTAAATAAGGCTCCACGATTCAATCCAGGAGTAGGACGCTATAAGATGATAAAAGTTTGGGCCCCTCTAATATGTTGTGGTACAAACTTTTTTCCAGGCACAAATGTCCAGCCTATAAATCGCTTTTTCCTAACCCAAAGGGGAAAGCCTATCACAATTCACATACGTGGGAATTATGGTTAGTAAGTTAGTAACGGATCCGAACATTCAATCTTTATAATGGGCGAGTAAAATGTATCAAGAGATATTTTCGTAAATAAATTATCAATATATACAATCTGCTTATTTAAATATACGATAttgttttatatttaaaattattttcttttatttttaattttttaaaatatcaaataCATTGTATATTGCAATTTTTAGATTATATATTTTTGTATTATAGTTACAAGAATGTCACTTGATATGTCAATCAAAGGGATTGTTTTAAAATTTCTCGTTAGTAACGTGGTACTTaggtatttatttttaatttttgactttttttggtagaaaggaattggacaaaaaaaagagaaagaaaaataaaaatatgattTACTGTATTTGATTCCAAAAATTAAGTGGAATTTAATGGGAAAAGTAAGGAAATAAAAATCATTAATAAATCTGCATTTTCTTTTCCTCTCAAAAGTGGGggaatttggaaggaaagaaaaaaaaattaaaagctgtcaaatcattttattttatttccccCTCATTTTATACCATCAAACCAAacattagaaaataaattaaagcgaTGTTTGGTTAGCAGAGGTTAATTTGAGGGAAACCGagttttatgatataattagaAGTTTGACATTTTGAAAAATCTAATTGGAAGTGTTTGGTTAGAAGAGGTATGGAAGAGAGTTTTGGatgaataatataattttaaaaaagctTAACATAGGGACTTTTTGCAATTAAAGGTTTGAGGAGTGAATGCAAAATGACTACTTTGTTCTACCATAGTCTAAAGTTATACCCTTACCATCTTAACTTATATCATGTATTTCTCTCTAAAATATTACTCCTTCATAACATTAGTATATGAAAATGTTGTTTATAGAAAATAAGTGGTTTTATGAAGCCACTTTTACGTCTAATGAAGTTAGAGATATTAGCATAATATTTTCCTAATGTCTCTAAACACGTCTATACATATTATTGAGTATATTTTTCTTTCATATTTAATATCTAGCGTTTATATACGAAGTAATGTAGTATAATGTGACATACTACACATTATCGTGGGTGGCGATAATATAATCGATCATGTTAATAATACTATGATATTTATAATTGGTAATTTCTAGCGTTTATATATGAAGTAATGTAGTATAATGTGACATACTACTCATTATCGTGGGTGGCGATAATCGATCATGTTAATAATACTATGATATTTATAATTGggtaattctaattttgttattTTACGACATTTAAAATACTACTTGGTATATTTCGTACATGATTTTTTTGTAATCACTAGCTTAAGGCACGTGCAACTGTTGCACGTGACATAAGATATTAAATTTATGCAAAACATAGTTAGAATACTTTACCTATATAACATATAGATCAAAAGACAAAAGTTATTGTACTAGTAATTatagaaagttgttttttcttaCATCTAAAAGTAGATTCTGACGTACACAGTCAAAATAAACTTGATGAAGTCGGAGTACATAATCTTAGTGAAGCTCTACGGTTAAAAGGAGCTTAGTGAAGCTCTACGGTACGGTTAAAAGAAAAGCATAGTGAAGTTGTACAGAAAAGCTTAGTAAATCCAAGTGATCGATGTTGTATGTTGTCAAAAGATTGTCTGGGACTACTAAGTATTGAGTATTTTCATCAAGATATCATCGTGGCAGTAAAGAGGCACATATGTAGTTGGTTACTTTAGAAGTATCGTCGATGGAACTTGTCTCTAGAACATTGATTTTCATTATGCATGTTCTTGTTTGTGGGGGATTTCTTTTGAAGCTTCTACTCCATGATCTTCTTGTTGAATCTTGTTCATTAGCTTTTATGATGATGTATTGATGTTCGTTGCTTTTGTTTGGCTTAAGCTGGAAGTAGTATTCGTTAGTGCCTGAGAAATTATCCAGATATGATATATCAATGTTGTGATCCTATTTTTGTTGTAGTGCTAGTGTTTGAACATGTAAGCTAAGCATGAATAAAGTTGGTACCTTATCACTAAATTGCATGAGCTTAGGAGCATCTAATGCAAATATATCCCCTGCAGTCTTTCCAAAGATGGTTGCTGAGATGGTACCACTTGCGTCTTTGAGTTCTATCGAGCAGCAACATCTTTAGATGTAGCTAAGGATGTAAATTACGTATGATAAGTACCAAGAAAATAAGTTCGTAAGGTTTATAAATGTCAGTTACATGATGGACTTCTTTATTAAATGATAActatttaattcaaaaataaaaatgttacaaaaaaaatactCAAGCCATTATTGAGAATCATATCACCAACCCTAACAGAGTAACAGGGTGTCTGTCGTGATCCTTGGTTAATAAAACATACATCAATTTCAAGAGATGCAACATAAATAATTCGATTAGGAACAGAGGGTGTAAAAGAACTATGCAAAAGGAAGGGCTAGCCATGGCTGTTTAAAGACGAAAACAAAAGCTTGTTGGAATTTAACCTTCATAATGATGTTGTAAAAGCTACTTACCAAACTGACAGAAGACACTCAAAGAAAATGAAAGAAAAGCAAACCATATAACTGAAGGAaatgatgcccttggtccaagtatgcatttagtgctaagtctaatacatgcggttcagtattaattatacaagttaataattcagtgagattaagtgaactgtatgcctatcTAGAGagcgcttcagttcaagtggaattaataatattaatccacagcttactcttgactgaacccctagggtcacacaaatagtacgtgaaaggatcaagtatttaaaggaattaaatactccatttatgg
This genomic stretch from Spinacia oleracea cultivar Varoflay chromosome 3, BTI_SOV_V1, whole genome shotgun sequence harbors:
- the LOC110787244 gene encoding uncharacterized acetyltransferase At3g50280-like, translated to MAKSEQETMAKSEQETSIKLVSECFVKPKYEIKSAKQPYHLGPMDLVMLTIDPIQKGLVFTIKNSPLFLSSESHDNIEIIRTKVVSRLLEKLKHSLSIALVHFYPLAGRFTTQKQPEHNTSLVFIDCNKGPGARFIHATSLDFTISDILSPVDVSIVHSFFDLGEKHVNYDCHTKALLSIQVTELLDGVFIGFSMSHSVVDGTSFIHFVNTLSEIFKSDDFTTISRAPILNYRPCDIPILKFPFLDVEGFICRAYNPGPLRERIFHFSLNSMLRLKAMANQECGTQNVLSSFQALTAVVWRSITRVRNLPKDEQTTCFMAMGSRTRLNPPLSDDYFGNFMISTKFACKAEELLGNSLGWVAMNLRKIIMSTDEKSILATYKALADSPIVIPRETIPGPHGMTRVIIGGSSRFDMYGPEFGLGRALAARMGYGNKDDGKITANPGCEGGGSVDLEICLRPHIMASLEVDQEFMGFVS